TCAGGTTTTGttcaatttgcttttaaaactgTTGAATCTTTATGTAAAGTTTGTGAAAGACATACGTATTCCTCTTATTTACCTAAAGGTATTTCTTCGtttcttttttacaattttacagtgACATGTATAACATAACTTTACGTGTATGTATGTCaccgtaaaattgtaaataccgTCAGATTACAATCTGGCGAGATAAATTATCTAGATTGGGTACTGTCGAAAAATTGTGATCCCTACTTCTTACTGTTTAGATTTCAGTGCATTATTTATTGgaagattataatctattggTGTGAAACAGGTAATTTGTGTACATTTGATATGATGCGTTAGATTAGGTTCGGTTTATTTTAACACCGACATACGGCACCGTCTACTTTTATTCTGCATCTGATGGCCATTTAGGAAACGAACATTTGGACATAGCTCCAATATAtcgatactaatattataaataactaatctcaggaactattggtccgatttgaaaaattctttcagtgttagatagcatatttattgaaggctataggctatatagcCTATTTACCATGGACGAAGTTGGGCCGCTAGCATAAATGTAATAGGCATTATAGTCTAATGAAAAACAATTCTTTAAATCGCAAGGACCGATCACTATATTACGACAGATTATACGAGCATGTTAGATTATAACCTAACAGTTTTTACCATCTTACAGCGACATAATACAGACgggtttttgtttattaaaattacaatttatccAAGAACAAATTGGTGTTATCCAACTATGTCCTCAACAGTTATATTGTCTATGTTACATCGCCCTCCAACAGTGGATGCCATTATAGAGGAAACAGGGGAACATCAGTTGAATAATACATCCCAAGGCTTCACGGTAGGTAAATTCGCATCAAACATATCCCTGTAGTTTATAGGTGACGAAGGATTGCAAGGCTTTTAATAACGATTTGTCATtttgattttcttaataaatataaattacgcgTCACGTTCGACTCCGATTCCTAACCTACTCctctgttaaatttaatttttagttttatagcattgacatgctttataaatgagatattttgaaagaatagaaaaaattttgatcacgaggcgggataaCTACCACCTCtgttttcaatcaaatttacaCACCATGTGTAGTTTGAAAATCCAAGTTaaaagatgatttttttatattatttcaaatacgataaatgactacctgACTAGCTAGtcctattatatatacatatttttttatgtcacagtcggcaatggagctggtgggacgcctgatggtaaacgctaccaccgcccataaacatttgtagaggcgtaaagtcgattacagaccatacgcctctacaaatggattgccgactttaaattgggaagggattaagaaagaattggCGAGAAgaaaaaaggatatgggcatatttaatatgtatgttaagTAACAAGTAGTAGATgtaggtattataaaataattactgaaGATATTGTTAACAAAGAATCATTGTAAGATGGACAGCGTGCATCAGTATTTCCATCTGTCTCGATATGGACTCCTTCAAGGAAAGAACCTATAAGTCCAAGGCCGGAATATAAACCGCAATGCTTTTAGCATTGTGATGCTTAAAGGTGGTTAAGATCGCCTGGCACCAGGTGCAACGCCAGctctttttttttggtattggtatctaaaaaataaatttataagaaactgATACCTATTCAGGAAGAGGCATATGACATACGTATCGAGATAATCGTGAAACGTCTGTTCATAGTATTCCAGTAAACTtaagtatttacaaatacatcttctaacaaaatatcataaaaaaatataataaggagAGTTAATAATAACGACTTTATCGTTCCCAAATAAAAAACCTACGAGTAATTTTGAATGTATTCTTTCGACATACGCCTGAAACTATGACGagaaataaaaccataaatgTACCTTGAGGTTTAGATATAATGTACAAGACTGCGAACCATACTGGTGGGTGTGTGACCCAaccacataattttatattcatgaaCAATCTCAACGAAGACCGTAATATGACAAGATGTAAAGCACTTTAACTTTTTGTTTGAAGTGTCTCGGTATGGATGCtggtaaagtaaatatattaatggcAAAGTTTCTTCGAGACTAATAACATAACTACCAAAAAGTATTGTACAATaactatgtttaaaaaaatctgatcttcaaattgtcaaaccAGGCCATATTTATGGGGCCATATAGTAGGCACcagatatcaaataaattaaatttatgaggTAACTAAGACAACAAATATCAGTCAAAGTGAAAACCtactccttttttgaagtctgttaaaaattataaataaataggtagtatctttatttgcataaaaacgtTACATGTGCTGTTAAATGAATCCTTAGGCTCCTGAACTAGTTTAACATTGTGTCTCAGGAGCCAAATTGTATGTATAGTAGTGGTAGTTTAATTGAATGAGGATAGTGTTCAACTTTAAActgaaatcataatatattcaataacaaaaaagtaaataataatataaaattgattattcaaCGCTTCATTtccatattgaaatatatactcgtatacttagtctggccataaatactgttacacttaattataaaaaaatattatatttgaatttcgaatctgtcattttNNNNNNNNNNNNNNNNNNNNNNNNNNNNNNNNNNNNNNNNNNNNNNNNNNNNNNNNNNNNNNNNNNNNNNNNNNNNNNNNNNNNNNNNNNNNNNNNNNNNNNNNNNNNNNNNNNNNNNNNNNNNNNNNNNNNNNNNNNNNNNNNNNNNNNNNNNNNNNNNNNNNNNNNNNNNNNNNNNNNNNNNNNNNNNNNNNNNNNNNNNNNNNNNNNNNNNNNNNNNNNNNNNNNNNNNNNNNNNNNNNNNNNNNNNNNNNNNNNNNNNNNNNNNNNNNNNNNNNNNNNNNNNNNNNNNNNNNNNNNNNNNNNNNNNNNNNNNNNNNNNNNNNNNNNNNNNNNNNNNNNNNNNNNNNNNNNNNNNNNNNNNNNNNNNNNNNNNNNNNNNNNNNNNNNNNNNNNNNNNNNNNNNNNNNNNNNNNNNNNNNNNNNNNNNNNNNNNNNNNNNNNNNNNNNNNNNNNNNNNNNNNNNNNNNNNNNNNNNNNNNNNNNNNNNNNNNNNNNNNNNNNNNNNNNNNNNNNNNNNNNNNNNNNNNNNNNNNNNNNNNNNNNNNNNNNNNNNNNNNNNNNNNNNNNNNNNNNNNNNNNNNNNNNNNNNNNNNNNNNNNNNNNNNNNNNNNNNNNNNNNNNNNNNNNNNNNNNNNNNNNNNNNNNNNNNNNNNNNNNNNNNNNNNNNNNNNNNNNNNNNNNNNNNNNNNNNNNNNNNNNNNNNNNNNNNNNNNNNNNNNNNNNNNNNNNNNNNNNNNNNNNNNNNNNNNNNNNNNNNNNNNNNNNNNNNNNNNNNNNNNNNNNNNNNNNNNNNNNNNNNNNNNNNNNNNNNNNNNNNNNNNNNNNNNNNNNNNNNNNNNNNNNNNNNNNNNNNNNNNNNNNNNNNNNNNNNNNNNNNNNNNNNNNNNNNNNNNNNNNNNNNNNNNNNNNNNNNNNNNNNNNNNNNNNNNNNNNNNNNNNNNNNNNNNNNNNNNNNNNNNNNNNNNNNNNNNNNNNNNNNNNNNNNNNNNNNNNNNNNgtaataaatgttatttgcagttaacaattttcttttttctttattacaatatttatggcaagactaggtatatagcATTCGTGACGCATTAAGCATTCACCTAATACTTTttctgtgttttttatttttttatatatattatatatatgatgtTTTGTCCTTTTAGCAATAGACCACACCTGGATATAATTATAGCCTCAATTCCGCCTTTAATTCCATGCCATTTACCATAACGCTACTACCACAATGTACCATACAAATTAAACGTCATCAAAGCAGTGTGTATTCTAGTACATAACCGCAAAGCGTCTTGTCTCACCCCGTCCACAATTATAAAACACCCCTCATCTTAGGTGATAATGCACATTAATTACGTGGGGGAGCTTAAGATGTTTTGACAGAGTCTCCgagaattatattgtaaatggaCCTCTTAAAGGAGTTTGTTCTGAATTATTGTGGTGCTATTTGCGTAATATGTTGAGTAATTGGTGTATTTTATGTCCTCTCCGGCCTTTGTGGAGTGTTACGTATGTTTATGTTAGGtgtaattatgatttatgaattggattgaaagattttgtttaaatgttatattagcTGTGCTCAGCGTGTTTTATCTACGTCGTACGTCATGTTGTGTTTGCCTATAGCCTTCTtctataaatgggctatcgaacgctgaaataatttttcaaatcggatcgGTAGTTTCAAAGAAAAGCGCCTTCAAAGAAACATACTAACtttagctttttattattaatgacggaattgtttagtttttatatttaatagtttaatcTTTCATCCTTATTGTTTATCTGTGAGATAAATTACGTCATTGAGATGAGtacgtaatttttttccaGCTGGAATATTTTCCATACAATGCACAAAAGGtttttttctgaaatattgtattacgATGTTCAGAACTAAAAATCATAAGAATCCAAGAGAACTTACcggtatgtatatatgtatgcttCTTCATATCAGATTTCTGGTGGAACCTCTTGCCGCAGTACTGGCAGGGGTAAGGCCTGGTGTCGGAGTGTATGAGGAGGTGGGTTGAGAGGGTGCTTGACCTCTTGAAGGTCTTCCCGCACTGCTTGCATTCGAAGACTTTTTCAACACTGTGCACAGCCCTGGCAAATGCCAAAGATATTGtagttttcctttttttttattttgttttatattgcgTTAAAGAAATAAGCAAGTACaaattatactaattttaatatctatctatatatataaaattctcgtgtcacagttttcgttgccatactcctccgaaacggcttgaccgattcctctgaaatttggtaagcatattgggtaggtctgagaatcggccaacatctattttttatcccgatattcctacgggatacggacttacgcgggtgaaaccgcggggcgcagctagtgatattatatattttaagtatatcgTAAGAAAcgtatgtacatatttaatttataaataactttaatcttttttttcaaaattgataatgttcattcaaaatcaaaaaaggatttaaaaaacagtatataattgaaaagatAAATCATCATGATTTATTGTAgtgtttataatcttaatatattgtaaaacgtAAAGGTCCAAACtgctggacggatcgggcagAAATTTGTCATACAGATAGCAACTATGTTGCAGGCATCCccctaagaaaggattttgtactatgaaatgttttgaccaacaatttttaaaagctgCGGGTACCAGCTAgggtattataaatttataccaaCCTATGCTGACTAAGACTAATTTCATGTCCAAAAGTCTTGCTACAGAGTTCACAAGCGAACGGCCGCTTTCCATTGTGCGATCTTCTCGCGTGCACCTCCAACCCATGTGGCGTGCTGAACATCTTCTCACACTTCACACAAGAATACACATCCCCAATAGGCAATGGCCGAGAGAGCGGACTGGGATTCCCCAGTACAGCTGCTCGCAGTCGCAACAATTCTGGCCCTGCTGCTTGCACGGCATGTAGGTAAAGATTGCTGTAGCCCCCCCATCCTGGTAGACCGAGACTGCCTGCGTCCCGCAAGAACTCCGCGAATGGTAACGGTGGGTATAAGAACGGTCTGTGTGGTTGTGTTCTTGGTGCATCTGGCCTTAGTAGAGCGCTGACGGAAAAAGCCTCTGATCGCTTCAGTGGTGGGGAGGAATCTGGTGGTCGTCGCGGTGATGATGGGGGGGAGTCAACTTCTAGTTCTGGTGACGTCGATCGCACAGATCGCGGGGATTGGGGGGACGGCGCCCAGCAAGGGCTCCCACATTGGGAAGTGGGGGAGATGTCTTCAGTTCTGGTTTCGTTGTTGTGTGATTCGCTGTCTTCTTCGTCAGTTCTCTCTCCGACTAGACGATTGATTCCGAATTTGATTTCATCTGTAACATAAGATTGTGCTATATTCCCTTCTATGGTGAAAAATTCAGaagtgaatatataaatttcttagttagattaaaaaaaattaaaatacaccatcactacatttaatattacacgTAAGTATGGCACTAAACgtgtaaattcaaaaataatgtctAAACTAACagtcatattttgttaatgaaattttatgttagaTCCTACATGAGCTCTTATCTATTATGTAACTTCATGGAACATAAACATAACTTAATCACATATTAAACAACCAGCGATCACGTGgccacatacaaaaacaacaaagtGC
The Zerene cesonia ecotype Mississippi chromosome 1, Zerene_cesonia_1.1, whole genome shotgun sequence DNA segment above includes these coding regions:
- the LOC119828823 gene encoding zinc finger protein Gfi-1b, coding for MTMEISAMAPMPLDFSMVRNVSPGLREESPKPISNSAFRVVTPKGLTASEALRSGLCQSLWGASSTRPEMRLTPPPVNNDAYSNRDEIKFGINRLVGERTDEEDSESHNNETRTEDISPTSQCGSPCWAPSPQSPRSVRSTSPELEVDSPPSSPRRPPDSSPPLKRSEAFSVSALLRPDAPRTQPHRPFLYPPLPFAEFLRDAGSLGLPGWGGYSNLYLHAVQAAGPELLRLRAAVLGNPSPLSRPLPIGDVYSCVKCEKMFSTPHGLEVHARRSHNGKRPFACELCSKTFGHEISLSQHRAVHSVEKVFECKQCGKTFKRSSTLSTHLLIHSDTRPYPCQYCGKRFHQKSDMKKHTYIHTGEKPHKCQVCGKAFSQSSNLITHSRKHTGFKPFACELCGRAFQRKVDLRRHRETQHADLRNAQHMPTHTDVHAMHPDMHVPDHRIDIRPHTDMRQEYRTLNPVPPLQPLPS